One Aspergillus oryzae RIB40 DNA, chromosome 2 genomic window carries:
- a CDS encoding membrane morphogenesis protein VPS13 (vacuolar protein sorting-associated protein) has product MLEGVVANLLNRFLGIYVKNFDAKQLNIGIWSGDVKLRNLELRREALDQLHLPLNVVEGHLGELTLSIPWSNLRGKPVKVDIEDVFLLAAPKEDADYDPKEEARRAHALKMDKIESAELIKERNAEGMSQEEQRRNQSFTQSLVTAVVDNLQISIKNVHFRYEDSIASPGHPFAVGFTLKELSAVSTDSEWNPTFIQSTSSTTHKLAVLGALSVYWNTDAELLGTGRGSDVGAKAQGINHAELMERLKSGIDNEGNNQFMLRPVSGRAGLELDKSGEHDRAAIKARLLFDELSFVLDDDQYRDALMLVDLFHYFIRHQEYKKFQPKCRPKEDPRAWFKFAGNAVLSKIHERNRRWTWDYIKERRDDRIAYIDLFKKQKREGTLSGPDADEFDRLQRKLSYEDIRFWRSLARNQLRKENVGVKKPARQQTWSEWFWGAPKEESEEEAMTEEQRQELYNAIDWDEKKAITESVDEPREWVKLQVNSSLRAGSFTLKRDPHGKANEIMKLVFDNFRAKALQRPDSFFIDVNLGGLRVYDGTTEGTLFPQIVKVKDTLPVPKNRLSQISGNEELDSEGVADGIEDEDSLFHLQLEKNPLESDADSVVKVKLKSIEVIYNPRFLVEVVKFFEPPERHMESIGALMDTAGATVKGIRQQTRAGLEFALQEHKKVDAQFDIHAPLIIVPESITQESSLCLILDAGHISVNSELVDRQTMRDLQSKQKRQYDEGDYKELEHLLYDRFLLKLDSTQVLIGPGIDITKSQLSSDVSSNNLHIIDRINVDFVLEMCIVPKVTELTRTRISGHLPELHASMSDTKYKGLMKLIDIAIPRFDEGSQESIVSGKGPEESSIPGTRARSSSFQPSVMRELPAVDEDSDEDSDDENMSKSVEGPTNLHRRDFEFKFTVGRLRGSLFRSDPNDQLHDHLLVELVAEGFALDYYMRPFDMVAEIVLKSLSVDDYIEENPAPEFKRIVSSKGFDADEDKDLFHLKFVRVKPESPEFQSTYEGIAMNLDVSVSTINLVVTRKTLLTLLDFILLTFTNPEQPSNQDLQSGQTIQNTSTTDQESQQAGKIRIKADLKSIALILNNDGVRLATLSLNTADIGIFLVGRSMLIQSRIGSLTLIDDVNTGAPESSDLRRLLTIEGDNFADFKYETFDPDSANYPGYDSEVFLRSGSMKINFLEEPYRKIINFLVKFGKMQAIFNAARQAAANQANQLQENASRMRFDVVVMTPILVFPGVVKEDRPRDTVTAHLGEIYAKNEFVSLEDEKDSPAVNVISTGIRNIRLTSKFHFEGGAVEELEMIQKVNLDFSICYLEHQPGNSRPDMEVEGSMSPINLRISQKQLKFLLALSKTVPGAFAPDTEQQELEAMQALPSSVTEPTKEADSRAIQSRNDQDNLLQGAKTDETWVRLDMVFKVDGVGLELILSNDDEPVGRLEDSSLSKFSLNDTKVKLRMLTDGSLESELLIHSLSIRDSRNKDTNKFRKIMSLINNDVQQQFMASVSMSPGPAKHLIAMLTIDSPRIIVALDYLSALQSFANSAFATEESVEEEESDDTPEGSEPRSSTADDTDESVITPSSGNTAAPPAGQMTVSFRLNLVDAQVIMIANPAITHTEAIVLGTKQLLFSHQNVSALQISKVGMFLCRMDKFETSRLRILDDFTLEMSMDSRPQEKGSALISINVHLEPLVLRLSLRDILMAIQIVNKASEMRAQKPNEGETGEVKRISDGKGTSAKSARRKSVGRPTSTALAPRSHRNSTGVIDTTEQELISHRSAILKKEEMNAQIDGVRVILIGDLHDLPLLDWSVKKFTVDVRDWSSTLKADTSFDTFLNVYNFSKSAWEPLIEPWQLGFHMAKEVNPDVLSIDAYSHKTMELTLTSATIALASKSFQFLSTDEDVLSKPRGADAPYRIRNHTGFDLHVWADVNADEEGPAAKLADGEEYPWRFEDSTAMRETLAPEGHAGLVGIKLEGSGFESVSRIPVVREGEILYNLKPKKDGILHRLLVEVKLGTDNVKYVTIRSPLVVENNTQIPVELGVFDPRDGHLLKIEKILPGDSRPAPVGAAYMHSLLIRPDQGFGYEWSNEQLHWKDLMRRPTRTIKCISEGGQQAPPFYFQMNATFNSRDPLTSTYPYMRVRIFAPVEIQNLLPYDFKYRIYDKNTRKDWTNFLRKGGVSPVHVVELSHLLLLSIDLEDTVFKQSDFAIINGNAQDFRREHVLPLKDERGIQLRLKLHYFNVPDSGGAFKVSIYSPYLVLNKTGLSMEIQSKGFLQSARSAAGQGLRADPRHGGRTLPYMYSYPSEDQKNRSILRIGDSAWSKPQSFEAIGSTFEVVLPDRHGRSEFHSGVTVAEGEGKYKMTKVVTIAPRFVLKNKLNEDILVREPGSSNVLDIKSGDLVPLHFLRQVAEKQLCLCFPGVNNQWSSPFNIADIGTVHVKLAKANQRQKLIKVDVIMENATLFLHFNLETRNWPYSMRNESDMEFIFYQANPNVEDYEDDRTNGWRPIRYRLPPRSIMPYAWDYPATKNKSLVLTCNGKERHIKLAEIGNLIPMRIPPTQYGEHQKIVDINIVADGPTQTLVSSNFKASKSMYRQQRGQTSQSSLSTGFEVKELDSDVNFKAQLRLGGIGISLINQNMRELLYLTFREIDIKYRESMVYQTLNTTIKWIQFDNQLYGGIFPILLYPSVVPKTGKEMEAHPIFHAMITRVKDDSYGVLYIKYATVLLQQMTLELDEDFVFAMLDFVKVPGASWSEEQEGKLCDEDLRIPEPQSEGAGQDVYFELLHLQPMQLDISFMRTERVNAEDTMQPSNPLMFFVNVMTMSMGNINDAPVRLNALMLENARVSLGVLVGNVQRHYTQEFLRQVHVVLGSADFLGNPVGLFNNVSSGVAAIFYEPYQGLVMTDRPQELGYGIAKGATSFVKKSVFGFSDSMAKLTGSMSKGLAAATLDKEFQDKRRMSKSRNRPKHALYGITAGGNAFATSLASGIGGLARHPLQGAEKEGIQGFFKGVGKGVLGLATKPAIGAFDLASNLAEGVRNTTTVFDAEGLDRVRLTRFIATDGIVRPYSQREALGQFWLKTADDGKYFSEDYIAHLELPGRDMLVMLTYDRIMLVRTKKLQTEWDIRLTDIQTISKERTGMSITLKGGANGPFIPVQDESSRNWLYRQIAIAVNAFNEKYNSKG; this is encoded by the exons ATGTTGGAAGGGGTGGTGGCCAACTTACTCAATCGCTTCTTGGGTATCTACGTTAAAAACTTCGATGCCAAACAGCTCAACATTGGTATATGGTCCGGTGATGTAAAGCTTCGTAACCTAGAACTTCGGCGCGAAGCGCTCGACCAACTACACCTCCCCCTCAATGTCGTCGAAGGCCACCTCGGTGAACTCACCTTGTCCATCCCCTGGTCGAATTTGAGGGGAAAGCCTGTCAAGGTCGATATCGAAGATGTGTTTCTCCTGGCGGCCCCGAAGGAAGATGCCGACTATGATCCCAAAGaagaggcaagaagagcgcATGCTCTCAAAATGGACAAGATTGAGAGTGCAGAGCTTATTAAAGAGCGAAACGCGGAGGGCATGAGCCAGGAAGAGCAACGACGAAATCAAAGCTTCACCCAAAGCCTGGTTACCGCGGTAGTTGATAATCTTCAGATCTCAATCAAGAATGTCCACTTCCGCTACGAGGACTCGATCGCTTCGCCGGGCCACCCATTCGCCGTTGGGTTCACACTGAAAGAGCTAAGCGCGGTCAGCACTGATTCTGAATGGAACCCGACCTTCATACAGTCTACCTCAAGCACAACACACAAACTGGCTGTCCTAGGCGCTCTGTCCGTCTACTGGAACACAGATGCAGAACTATTAGGTACGGGTCGAGGTTCCGACGTGGGCGCAAAAGCGCAGGGCATAAATCATGCGGAATTGATGGAGAGGCTGAAGTCTGGTATTGATAACGAGGGAAATAACCAATTCATGCTCCGCCCTGTTAGCGGTCGTGCTGGATTGGAATTAGACAAATCAGGAGAGCATGATCGAGCGGCCATCAAGGCACGTTTGTTGTTTGATGAGCTGAGCTTCGTTCTAGATGATGACCAATACCGAGATGCATTGATGCTCGTGGATCTCTTCCACTACTTCATTCGTCATCAAGAGTATAAGAAATTCCAGCCGAAGTGCCGCCCGAAAGAGGACCCCCGGGCTTGGTTTAAGTTTGCTGGAAACGCCGTCCTCAGCAAAATTCATGAACGCAATAGGCGCTGGACCTGGGACTATATCAAAGAACGACGGGATGATCGCATAGCCTATATCGATTTATTCAAAAAGCAGAAACGGGAAGGAACATTATCAGGGCCAGACGCGGATGAGTTCGACCGACTGCAGCGGAAACTTAGCTATGAAGATATACGATTCTGGAGATCGCTGGCAAGGAACCAGTTGCGCAAAGAAAACGTGGGTGTTAAGAAGCCTGCACGACAACAAACTTGGTCAGAATGGTTCTGGGGTGCTCCAAAGGAGGAATCCGAGGAGGAAGCAATGACCGAAGAACAGAGACAGGAGCTCTACAATGCCATCGACTGGGATGAAAAGAAGGCTATCACGGAAAGCGTTGATGAGCCTAGGGAGTGGGTAAAACTCCAAGTCAACTCCAGCCTTAGAGCCGGCAGTTTCACATTGAAGCGCGACCCTCATGGAAAGGCAAACGAAATTATGAAGCTAGTATTTGACAATTTCAGAGCAAAGGCCTTACAGCGCCCTGACTCTTTCTTCATAGATGTGAATCTCGGAGGACTTAGAGTATACGACGGGACAACAGAGGGGACGCTCTTTCCTCAGATTGTCAAAGTTAAAGATACTCTCCCGGTGCCAAAGAACCGTTTATCACAGATATCTGGGAACGAAGAGCTAGATTCTGAAGGGGTGGCTGATGGTAtagaggatgaagatagtctgttccatctccagctcgAGAAGAATCCTCTTGAAAGTGACGCGGACTCGGTAGTCAAAGTCAAGTTGAAGAGTATCGAAGTCATCTATAACCCCAGATTCCTTGTGGAGGTCGTCAAGTTTTTCGAACCCCCGGAGCGGCATATGGAGTCGATTGGCGCTCTTATGGATACTGCAGGAGCTACAGTAAAGGGAATTCGACAGCAAACTCGGGCTGGCTTAGAATTCGCTCTGCAAGAGCATAAGAAGGTCGATGCGCAGTTCGATATACATGCACCCCTCATAATCGTCCCGGAGAGTATAACTCAAGAGAGTTCACTTTGCTTGATTCTCGATGCAGGCCACATCAGTGTCAACAGTGAACTGGTTGACAGGCAGACCATGAGAGACCTCCAGTCGAAGCAGAAACGCCAATATGATGAGGGTGACTATAAGGAACTTGAGCATTTGTTGTATGACAGGTTCTTGCTGAAACTGGACTCCACCCAAGTCCTTATAGGCCCTGGAATTGACATCACCAAGTCACAACTTAGCTCTGATGTCTCCTCGAATAATTTGCATATTATCGACCGCATAAATGTAGATTTCGTACTTGAGATGTGCATTGTTCCGAAGGTCACTGAGCTTACAAGAACTCGAATTTCCGGGCATCTTCCAGAACTGCACGCGTCTATGTCCGATACCAAGTATAAGGGCCTGATGAAACTGATCGATATTGCTATCCCCCGCTTTGATGAGGGCAGCCAGGAATCCATCGTCTCTGGGAAAGGTCCAGAAGAGTCGTCTATTCCTGgaacaagagcaagatcttcatctttccaGCCGTCAGTTATGAGAGAACTCCCTGCCGTCGATGAAGATTCTGACGAGGACTCCGACGATGAGAACATGAGCAAGAGTGTTGAGGGTCCGACGAATCTCCATCGTCGTGATTTTGAATTCAAGTTTACCGTTGGTCGCCTTCGTGGGTCATTGTTTCGCTCCGACCCGAACGACCAGCTCCATGATCACCTGCTAGTCGAATTGGTTGCTGAAGGGTTTGCGTTGGACTACTATATGCGCCCGTTTGATATGGTTGCAGAAATAGTTCTGAAGTCTTTAAGTGTGGATGACTATATTGAGGAGAATCCTGCGCCTGAATTCAAACGAATAGTATCCTCCAAAGGCTTCGACGCAGATGAAGATAAGGACCTGTTTCATCTCAAGTTTGTTCGTGTGAAACCTGAATCCCCGGAATTTCAGTCCACCTATGAAGGAATAGCAATGAACCTTGATGTTTCCGTCTCAACTATCAATCTTGTTGTGACCAGGAAAACGCTCCTCACACTTCTGGACTTTATCCTTCTCACGTTCACCAATCCAGAACAGCCAAGCAACCAAGACCTTCAGTCAGGCCAGACCATCCAGAACACAAGCACAACTGATCAAGAATCCCAGCAGGCTGGGAAAATCCGCATCAAAGCCGACTTAAAGAGTATCGCGCTCATTTTGAACAATGATGGTGTAAGGCTCGCTACCCTCAGCCTCAACACTGCCGATATTGGCATATTCCTGGTGGGCCGATCGATGCTTATCCAATCCCGTATTGGAAGCTTGACCTTGATAGACGATGTTAACACCGGTGCTCCAGAGAGTTCTGATCTTCGAAGACTCTTAACGATCGAGGGAGATAACTTTGCCGACTTCAAGTATGAGACGTTTGACCCGGACAGTGCGAACTACCCTGGATATGACTCGGAAGTTTTCTTAAGGTCAGGTTCAATGAAGATCAACTTCCTAGAGGAACCGTACCGTAAGATCATCAACTTCTTGGTCAAGTTTGGCAAGATGCAAGCGATCTTCAATGCTGCCCGCCAAGCTGCGGCGAATCAAGCAAACCAGCTTCAAGAAAATGCGTCCAGAATGAGGTTCGACGTCGTCGTCATGACTCCGATTTTGGTATTCCCTGGAGTCGTGAAGGAAGATCGCCCCCGTGATACGGTTACGGCCCATCTCGGTGAAATATACGCCAAGAACGAATTTGTTTCCCTagaggatgagaaagacagCCCCGCTGTCAATGTAATATCTACTGGGATTCGCAACATCCGACTGACATCCAAGTTTCATTTTGAGGGAGGTGCAGTTGAAGAGCTTGAGATGATACAGAAAGTCAATCTCGATTTCAGCATATGTTATCTGGAGCATCAACCAGGAAATTCGCGGCCTGATATGGAAGTGGAGGGATCAATGTCTCCCATCAATCTTCGGATATCGCAGAAACAGCTTAAGTTTTTATTGGCGCTGTCTAAAACAGTGCCTGGGGCTTTTGCACCGGATACGGAACAGCAGGAGCTTGAAGCCATGCAAGCGCTTCCATCTTCTGTGACGGAACCAACAAAGGAGGCAGATTCCAGAGCAATTCAAAGCAGAAATGACCAGGATAATCTATTACAGGGCGCAAAGACGGACGAAACATGGGTCCGACTTGATATGGTTTTCAAGGTAGATGGTGTTGGGTTGGAGCTCATCCTCTCGAATGACGACGAGCCGGTCGGCCGTCTGGAAGATTCGAGCCTTTCGAAGTTCTCCCTCAATGACACAAAAGTAAAATTGCGCATGTTGACGGATGGTTCTCTGGAGTCGGAACTCCTGATCCACTCTCTCTCGATCCGTGATAGTCGCAATAAGGACACGAACAAGTTCAGGAAAATAATGTCCCTAATCAACAATGATGTCCAGCAGCAATTCATGGCCAGCGTTTCAATGTCTCCTGGGCCAGCCAAGCACCTGATAGCGATGCTGACCATTGATAGCCCGCGAATAATAGTTGCTTTGGACTATTTGTCCGCTTTGCAGTCATTTGCCAATTCCGCGTTTGCGACGGAAGAGtcagtggaagaagaggaaagcgACGACACACCGGAGGGGTCAGAACCCAGATCGAGTACCGCAGATGATACTGATGAGTCTGTCATTACGCCCTCCAGTGGGAACACTGCAGCTCCTCCTGCTGGGCAGATGACGGTGTCGTTCCGATTGAATCTCGTTGATGCCCAGGTGATCATGATCGCAAATCCCGCTATAACTCATACTGAGGCGATTGTGCTGGGAACGAAGCAATTACTCTTCTCTCATCAGAATGTTTCAGCCCTACAAATATCCAAGGTTGGTATGTTCTTGTGCCGTATGGACAAGTTTGAAACCAGTAGGCTTCGCATATTAGATGACTTCACTTTGGAAATGTCCATGGACAGCCGCCCACAGGAAAAAGGCTCTGCTTTGATCTCTATTAATGTTCATCTTGAGCCCCTTGTCCTCCGCCTTTCTCTCCGTGACATTTTGATGGCCATTCAAATTGTCAACAAGGCATCTGAGATGAGAGCTCAGAAACCCAATGAAGGTGAAACCGGCGAGGTGAAGAGAATATCTGATGGAAAAGGAACTAGTGCGAAGTCCGCAAGAAGGAAGTCGGTCGGCAGGCCGACCTCGACTGCACTTGCGCCAAGGTCACATCGCAACTCCACCGGGGTGATTGATACGACAGAACAAGAACTTATATCGCATCGCTCAGCCATCctcaagaaagaagaaatgaatgcCCAGATTGATGGTGTAAGGGTAATCCTTATAGGAGACCTACACGACCTGCCATTACTCGACTGGAGTGTCAAGAAGTTCACTGTGGACGTCCGTGACTGGTCATCGACGCTGAAAGCTGACACTAGCTTCGATACCTTCCTTAACGTGTATAACTTCTCTAAGTCAGCCTGGGAACCGCTTATAGAACCATGGCAGTTAGGCTTCCATATGGCAAAGGAGGTCAATCCTGATGTGCTTTCGATAGACGCCTATTCTCATAAGACGATGGAGCTCACCCTCACCTCTGCCACAATCGCACTGGCGTCAAAGTCGTTCCAATTCCTCTCtactgatgaagatgttctcTCAAAGCCACGAGGAGCCGACGCCCCATACCGAATCCGTAACCACACAGGCTTTGACCTTCACGTTTGGGCTGATGTTaatgcagatgaagaaggaccAGCGGCCAAATTGGCTGATGGTGAGGAATATCCTTGGAGGTTTGAAGACTCGACTGCCATGCGTGAAACACTCGCACCCGAAGGTCATGCCGGTCTTGTCGGTATCAAGCTTGAAGGAAGTGGCTTTGAGAGCGTGAGCCGTATTCCTGTTGTTCGGGAAGGGGAGATTCTGTACAATctgaagccaaagaaagatggcaTTCTTCATCGACTTCTTGTTGAGGTTAAGCTGGGCACCGACAACGTTAAATACGTCACTATCCGCTCTCCTCTGGTTGTGGAGAACAATACCCAGATACCAGTGGAATTAGGTGTTTTCGATCCTCGTGACGGCCATCTTCTAAAAATAGAGAAGATCCTCCCTGGGGACTCACGGCCTGCACCTGTGGGAGCTGCATACATGCATTCTCTTCTTATTCGACCTGATCAAGGCTTTGGGTATGAGTGGTCGAACGAGCAACTACATTGGAAAGACCTTATGCGGCGACCAACTCGGACAATCAAATGCATAAGTGAGGGTGGACAGCAAGCGCCGCCATTCTACTTCCAAATGAATGCTACTTTCAATTCACGGGATCCTCTGACGAGCACATATCCGTACATGCGCGTCCGGATATTTGCCCCTGTGGAGATACAAAATCTTCTCCCGTACGATTTCAAATACCGCATCTATGATAAGAATACAAGGAAGGACTGGACTAATTTCTTGCGGAAAGGGGGCGTGAGCCCAGTCCATGTCGTAGAACTATCCCACTTACTACTTCTCAGCATCGACTTGGAGGATACTGTCTTCAAACAAAGTGATTTTGCTATAATCAATGGCAACGCACAAGACTTCAGAAGAGAGCACGTGTTGCCTTTGAAAGATGAAAGAGGCATCCAACTGAGACTGAAGCTTCACTATTTCAATGTGCCTGATAGTGGAGGCGCATTCAAAGTATCGATCTACAGTCCATATCTCGTCCTAAACAAGACAGGCCTCTCGATGGAAATACAAAGCAAAGGCTTCTTACAATCGGCTCGATCAGCAGCTGGACAAGGGCTGAGGGCTGATCCAAGGCACGGTGGCCGAACACTCCCTTACATGTACTCCTATCCAAGCGAGGATCAGAAGAACCGATCCATACTAAGGATAGGCGATTCTGCCTGGAGCAAGCCTCAGAGTTTCGAAGCCATTGGGAGTACATTCGAAGTTGTTCTTCCAGATAGACATGGTAGATCTGAGTTCCATTCCGGCGTGACTGTTGCTGAGGGTGAAGGCAAATACAAAATGACCAAGGTTGTCACCATTGCGCCTCGTTTCGTTTTGAAGAACAAGCTTAATGAGGATATTTTGGTTCGAGAACCGGGTTCTTCCAAtgttcttgatatcaagAGCGGTGATCTTGTACCTCTGCATTTCTTGCGCCAGGTTGCCGAGAAACAACTTTGCCTGTGCTTCCCCGGAGTCAACAACCAATGGTCCTCACCTTTCAACATCGCAGACATTGGTACAGTGCATGTCAAGCTTGCCAAGGCAAATCAACGCCAGAAACTCATCAAAGTGGACGTTATCATGGAAAATGCAACTCTCTTCCTGCATTTCAACCTTGAAACACGAAATTGGCCGTATTCCATGCGGAACGAGAGCGACATGGAATTCATATTCTATCAAGCC AATCCAAACGTGGAAGATTACGAGGACGACAGGACAAATGGCTGGCGGCCCATCCGCTACCGTCTTCCACCACGAAGTATCATGCCATATGCTTGGGATTATCCAGCTACGAAGAACAAATCCCTCGTTCTGACATGTAATGGCAAAGAAAGGCATATCAAGCTTGCCGAGATTGGTAATCTGATACCAATGAGAATACCGCCAACGCAATATGGTGAACACCAAAAGATTGTCGACATCAATATTGTGGCCGACGGCCCCACTCAGACTCTAGTCTCATCGAATTTCAAGGCATCGAAGAGCATGTACAGACAGCAAAGAGGACAGACCTCTCAGAGCAGTTTGAGCACCGGGTTCGAAGTTAAGGAGTTGGATTCGGACGTTAACTTCAAAGCTCAACTCCGCCTTGGTGGTATTGGCATCTCTTTGATCAACCAGAACATGAGGGAGCTGTTGTACTTGACCTTCCGCGAGATTGATATTAAGTACAGAGAGTCCATGGTTTATCAAACGCTGAATACCACAATCAAGTGGATCCAGTTTGACAATCAGCTTTATGGAGGTATTTTCCCCATCTTGTTGTACCCCAGCGTTGTTCCAAAGACcggaaaggaaatggaggcaCATCCAATTTTCCACGCCATGATTACACGCGTGAAGGATGACTCCTATGGCGTACTCTACATTAAGTATGCCACCGTGCTTCTGCAACAAATGACACTAGAGCTTGATGAGGACTTTGTGTTCGCAATGCTGGACTTCGTGAAAGTCCCTGGTGCCTCGTGGTCCGAAGAACAGGAAGGAAAGCTTTGTGATGAAGATCTAAGGATTCCAGAGCCTCAGAGTGAAGGTGCTGGGCAGGATGTCTACTTCgaacttcttcatctgcaaCCCATGCAACTTGACATCTCTTTCATGCGGACAGAGCGAGTGAACGCCGAGGACACTATGCAACCATCGAATCCTCTAATGTTCTTTGTTAATGTCATGACCATGTCGATGGGCAACATCAATGATGCACCTGTTCGTCTTAACGCACTAATGCTGGAGAATGCTCGTGTGTCGCTTGGGGTTCTTGTTGGCAACGTTCAGAGACACTATACTCAGGAGTTCCTCCGGCAAGTGCATGTTGTCCTTGGATCTGCAGATTTCCTTGGAAACCCTGTTGGCTTGTTCAATAACGTCAGCTCCGGCGTTGCCGCAATCTTCTATGAGCCATACCAAGGACTCGTTATGACTGATAGGCCTCAAGAACTTGGTTACGGCATTGCCAAGGGGGCTACAAGTTTTGTTAAGAAGTCCGTTTTCGGATTCTCCGACAGCATGGCCAAACTTACCGGAAGCATGTCTAAAGGTCTTGCTGCTGCCACTTTGGACAAGGAGTTCCAGGACAAGCGGCGGATGTCTAAATCTCGAAACCGGCCGAAACATGCACTGTATGGTATCACGGCTGGCGGTAATGCATTCGCAACCAGCCTAGCAAGCGGTATCGGGGGACTCGCACGTCACCCACTACAGGGTGCTGAAAAGGAGGGTATTCAAGGGTTCTTCAAGGGTGTTGGAAAGGGTGTCTTAGGTCTTGCTACGAAGCCGGCCATTGGCGCCTTTGATCTTGCTTCAA ATCTTGCTGAAGGTGTACGGAACACTACTACTGTCTTTGATGCAGAGGGCCTAGACCGTGTTCGTCTCACGCGCTTCATTGCAACAGACGGCATTGTGCGACCATATTCACAGCGGGAGGCACTGGGTCAGTTCTGGCTCAAAACAGCGGACGACGGCAAATACTTCAGCGAGGATTATATCGCGCATCTAGAACTTCCCGGCAGAGACATGCTGGTCATGTTGACATACGACCGTATAATGCTTGTGCGCACCAAGAAGCTCCAGACTGAGTGGGATATACGCTTGACCGACATCCAAACAATATCTAAAGAGCGCACTGGCATGAGTATTACACTCAAGGGGGGTGCTAATGGCCCATTTATCCCGGTGCAGGATGAAAGTTCGAGGAATTGGCTGTACCGCCAGATTGCCATTG CTGTGAATGCATTCAACGAGAAGTACAACAGCAAGGGTTAA
- a CDS encoding DUF3429 domain-containing protein (predicted protein) → MAGIKSEAKVIKDTFSLSDVPKEALYLGMAGVIPYVATSLETVYLSYEINRAASLGDGLIFSGQSAELMLHMLEPIQVGYGAVSVHSRDACQVVLKVLTHERGWKEIELSVAARRNQEPSRRWCFSFV, encoded by the exons ATGGCCGGTATCAAGAGTGAGGCG AAAGTGATCAAGGATACCTTCAGCCTCAGCGATGTTCCCAAGGAGGCTCTTTACCTCGGCATGGCGGGTGTTATCCCCTACGTTGCCACTTCTCTTGAGACTGTCTACCTCTCCTATGAGATCAACCGTGCTGCTTCTCTCGGTGATGGCCTCATCTTCTCTGGCCAGAGTGCCGAGCTGATGCTTCACATGCTCGAGCCCATCCAGGTCGGCTACGGTGCTGTG TCTGTGCATAGTCGCGATGCTTGTCAGGTTGTGTTAAAAGTTCTCACTCATGAGagaggatggaaagagattGAGCTGTCAGTGGCAGCAAG GCGGAATCAAGAACCCAGCAGACGCTggtgcttttcctttgtttaa